One stretch of Vulpes lagopus strain Blue_001 chromosome 12, ASM1834538v1, whole genome shotgun sequence DNA includes these proteins:
- the LOC121473949 gene encoding olfactory receptor-like protein DTMT, which yields MTEENQTVISEFVLLGLPIDPDQRDLFYALFLAMYVTTVLGNLLIIVLIHLDSHLHTPMYLFLSNLSFSDLCFSSVTMPKLLQNMQSQVPSIPYAGCLTQMYFFLFFGDLESFLLVAMAYDRYVAICFPLHYTTIMSPKLCFSLLVLSWVLTMFHAVLHTLLMARLCFCANTIPHFFCDMSALLKLACSDTQVNELVIFIMGGLILVIPFLLIITSYARIVSSILKVPSARGICKVFSTCGSHLSVVSLFYGTVIGLYLCPSANNSTVKETIMAMMYTVVTPMLNPFIYSLRNKDIKGALRRVICRKKITFSV from the coding sequence ATGACAGAAGAGAATCAAACTGTCATCTCAGAATTTGTCCTCCTTGGCCTGCCCATCGATCCAGATCAGCGAGACCTGTTCTACGCCCTGTTCCTGGCCATGTATGTTACCACCGTCCTGGGGAACCTACTCATCATTGTCCTCATTCACCTGGACTCGCACCTCCACACACCCATGTATTTGTTTCTCAGCAATTTATCcttctctgacctctgcttctcttctgtcaCAATGCCCAAATTGCTGCAGAACATGCAGAGCCAAGTCCCGTCCATCCCCTATGCTGGCTGCCTGACCCAAATgtacttcttcctgttttttgGAGATCTGGAGAGCTTCCTCCTGGTGgccatggcctatgaccgctatgtggccatctgcttCCCCCTGCACTACACCACCATCATGAGCCCCAAGCTCTGTTTCTCCCTGTTGGTGCTGTCCTGGGTGCTGACCATGTTCCATGCTGTATTACACACTCTGTTAATGGCCAGATTGTGCTTTTGTGCCAACACAATCCCCCACTTTTTCTGTGATATGTCTGCTCTGCTGAAGCTGGCCTGCTCTGACACTCAAGTTAATGAGTTGGTGATATTTATCATGGGAGGGCTCATTCTCGTGATCCCATTCCTGCTCATCATCACGTCTTATGCACGGATTGTGTCCTCCATCCTCAAGGTTCCTTCTGCCAGAGGCATCTGCAAGGTCTTCTCCACCTGTGGCTCCCACCTCTCAGTGGTGTCTCTCTTCTACGGGACAGTTATTGGTCTCTATTTATGCCCATCAGCTAATAATTCTACTGTTAAGGAGACTATCATGGCTATGATGTACACTGTGGTCACCCCCATGCTGAACCCCTTCATCTACAGCCTGAGGAATAAAGACATAAAGGGAGCCCTGAGAAGAGTCATTTGTAGAAAGAAAATTACCTTCTCTGTGTGA